The Acidobacteriota bacterium nucleotide sequence TCTCGCGCCTGCAGGCCTACAACAAGAAGGTCGTCATCATCGGAATGCGGAAAACCACCTCCTCGGTGGTCATGCGCAACTGCAACGAGTACCTCGCCTACGACAACATCCCGGCCCCCGGCGAGGTCTCCGAGGACCACCCGGCCCGCACCACCGGCGCCGACCCCAAGGACCTCCCCGGTGCCTTCGCCCTCCTCACCCGGGCCATCGCCCTCCTGGAGGACGAGGACCGCGCCGTGGACTCCTCCCTCCTCAAGCAGAGGATGATCCAGCTCTCCCCGACCTTCGACGAGAAGACCTTCGGCTTCGGACAGTTCAAGGCCTTCCTCGCCGAAGCCCAGAAAAATCAGATCATCCACATCGGCAAGAAGGTGGACGGCATCTACCCCATCAGCCTCGGCCGCAAGGGCCGCGACCTGGAGGAGGCCGAGGAGGCCGAGCCCATCCCCGAGCCCAAGATCGCCAAGCGCAAGCGCCGCCGCCGCTAAGCCCGATCCGCTCCGGGCGCCGTGCGGTCCCTCCGCGCCCGTTGCTCCTTCGGCCGGGCTGGTTCTTTCTCTTTCATTTCGAAATTCCAAATTCCAAATTCGAATTTTCTCTTCTAGGGTCCCGCCCGGTCCACGGTGGCGAAGCCGTACCCTCGGGCCTTGAGGGAGCGGATCATCTCGGGCAGGACCGAGTCGGCCCGTTCGGCGGACCCGCGCTCGGTGCCGAGGTGCATCAGGAGAATCCCCCCCGAAACGCCGTCGGGACCCCGCCCCGCCTGTCTCAAGACCCCCTCCAGGATCTGCCGCGGGCTCCGGTAGAGGGGGTCCTCGGGCGAGGCCACCCAGTCGAGCGTGTCGAGCCGGGGCGTCCAGTATACGTGGCGGTATCCCGCGGCGGCCCCCCACCCCAAGATTTCCCGGTTGAACTCGCCGAAGGGCGCCCGCCAGTAGGGGGCGAAGCTCTTGCCCGTGATGAGGCGGTAGAGGTCCTCGGCACGGGCCAGCTGGTTCTTCAGGAAGGCCTCCGTGACACCCGAGAGGGTCCCCTGCCTGCCGTTGAAGGAGAAGGAGGTCAAGTGCGGGTGGCTGTAGGTGTGGTTTCCGACGAGGTGCCCCTCCCGGTCCATGCGAAGGACCAGTTCGGGATACCGGCGCATGTACTCGCCCGTCAGGAAGAAGGTGGCCTGGAGGCCCTCGGCCTTCAGGGTGTCGAGGATGGCCTCGGTGGAATTGGCGTTGGAGCCGCCGTCGAAGGTCAGGTAGACCTCCCTGCGGTCCGCCGGTCCCCGGGATAGGTTCAGACCGTTGAGGGGGATCTCGCGGACCACGGCGGTCTCCACGGGTGCCGCCGCGGGCCGGGCGCCCAGCTCCACGAGGACCGCCGGGCTGAAGGAGGAGTTCCCGCGGTTGTCGAAGTAGCGGGCCTGGAGGAGGCACCTCCGGTCCGTGAGGGGGACTCCCTCAAAGCGCCAGCGCCCGTCGGGGGCCAGCTGGACGTCCACCTTGCGGCCGTTCACGTAGAGGCCCACCATGGCCTCCTGCGGGGCCGTTCCCTCCACGGGGATGAGGCTCTCCTGGAGAACGAGGCCGGGGGCCGGGGCGGTGATGGCCACGGCGCCCGGGGAGTCCCAGTTCGGGCCCTCCTGGTCGAGGCCGCGCTCCTTGAGGCCCTTGAAGACGGGGAGGGGCGGCTCGGGCGCTTCCACGAAGCGGTCCCAGCGGCTCGAGAACCAGATGAGGGCCGCGCCCGCGGCAAGAAGCGCAGCCAGTCCCAGGAGGCGGAACCACCGTCCCGCCAACGCCGTGCGGTTCAGGCGATCGAGCCGGCTGAGAAGGGTGCGACGCCGCTCCGCCTTGGCGCACGCCTCCGAGCAGAAAATGTGGCCCTCCAGCCGGAGCTGGCAGTCGGGGCAGATGGGCTGGCGGCAATGATAACAGCGGCGGCGGGCCGGGCGCGTGGGGTGACGGTGGCAGTGCGGGGTCTCCCGGGGCTCCTTCGCCATGGGCCGAGCATACCAGGGTCCCCCTGAGCCGCGGAAGCCCGCCTAGGTGAGAGGCGTCGCCCGACGCCGAGGTCCTGCTCCTTCTCATTCCCACATCCCAATTCCCCATTTCCAAATGCCCCTGCCTCCGCCCCATCCGGCCCGGCGCCTTCGGCGCCTCCTCCCGAGGTCGGGTTCGCGAGTCGAAAGACATATCTTTCTCCTCGCGTCCCTCTCCCTCGGTCCGCCCTTCGGGCGGGCAGCCACCACGTTGACGATCAGCCCTACCTTCGAAGAGGCCCTACGGGGGAGCGGCGCGGGTCTTGGTTCCAAGGAGCCCCGGCGGGACGCCCTTCGAAGGCGCCCCGGATGCGCCACCGACGGCGACGGCCCCATTGCGGCGTCAGGCTTCGGCGCCCGCGTCCTCAACGTACATCCAGTACGCCTCCGGCGCGGGCGCCTCGCCTTCCTGGCCCTAGGCCCATCGACGTCGGGACGCGCCTCCCTCCCTCCGGTCGGTCGGCCAATGGCGGCCACAAACCTCCACACCCCGCCGCTCGCGGTGTAGGGGAGGGCCTCCGCGCCCTCCCCCTTTCGAAGGCCCCCACTGTGGCGGCCCGTGCTCGCGAGCACCGGCCCCTCGGCCGATGCAAGCATCGGCCGCTAAGCAGGCAACCCCGCGGTCCT carries:
- a CDS encoding polysaccharide deacetylase family protein encodes the protein MAKEPRETPHCHRHPTRPARRRCYHCRQPICPDCQLRLEGHIFCSEACAKAERRRTLLSRLDRLNRTALAGRWFRLLGLAALLAAGAALIWFSSRWDRFVEAPEPPLPVFKGLKERGLDQEGPNWDSPGAVAITAPAPGLVLQESLIPVEGTAPQEAMVGLYVNGRKVDVQLAPDGRWRFEGVPLTDRRCLLQARYFDNRGNSSFSPAVLVELGARPAAAPVETAVVREIPLNGLNLSRGPADRREVYLTFDGGSNANSTEAILDTLKAEGLQATFFLTGEYMRRYPELVLRMDREGHLVGNHTYSHPHLTSFSFNGRQGTLSGVTEAFLKNQLARAEDLYRLITGKSFAPYWRAPFGEFNREILGWGAAAGYRHVYWTPRLDTLDWVASPEDPLYRSPRQILEGVLRQAGRGPDGVSGGILLMHLGTERGSAERADSVLPEMIRSLKARGYGFATVDRAGP
- a CDS encoding NYN domain-containing protein, with the translated sequence MQTAYSDAPPRIALFIDFDNGQLDINRILYALREKGIIILKKAYGDWAKFTQFRKVLAENGVDLVERPTIHAGGDKNGADIQLAVDALDACLTNAHIDVFAIVSGDSDFLPLISRLQAYNKKVVIIGMRKTTSSVVMRNCNEYLAYDNIPAPGEVSEDHPARTTGADPKDLPGAFALLTRAIALLEDEDRAVDSSLLKQRMIQLSPTFDEKTFGFGQFKAFLAEAQKNQIIHIGKKVDGIYPISLGRKGRDLEEAEEAEPIPEPKIAKRKRRRR